The genomic interval ttttagtaTTTTTGACTTTAGatgatttggtaaatattttcttaactcttcttggaCTGCACTGTTGTAATTATTTCAcgataaggtctacacttgttgtattcagcgcatgtgataaataaagtttgatttgatttgaagatgagtcaagggggagggatcctgggaggagtggtgtgagtagtagatctgtaccagtaaaGAGGGAAATGCCAACAAGTgatatgtttcagtaagattggattttttgcatttatagcaatggttatcaactgtactgcagggatggaacgtaTGTTGTAGAAAATTGAGGTTGTGTGAATTTGGGTGTACGAGACTACACATCAGAAGAGTAACAGGGTGTCTTAAGTGGTGGTGTCCCTTCCTTTCAAGTtgttggcctgaggtaggactaaatagatgtaaatagtggagtagggtagtgtaatttatatatttttttgtgttagatggtagggtatttgtttatttatttcttCAAACAAAGTATTagggagttgtactccagtctagtaggtggagGTAATGCAACATTTACTGGAtcccaaccgccgttaaacctcatcgaagaagaagaagaagaagaagaagaacaagctCTGCCGTATGTCGTTTTACGACGGTGTGCTTGACCAGTTTCCGACAGTGTTACTCGGGAAGCGCAACTCTTGTGAATAATCCGTTTTGGTTTCCTGTTTTAAGTTCTGAAAACTAATATGTAGATATTTCAAACGAATTATCGCCATACATAATTATATCGATAACCGATATAGTGCAAGTATCAGTCGAAATACGTGTTCTATCAGCTTCAGTTCAGTTCTGAAGTTGCAACTCGAAGCCCAGCGGCTTTGAAAAGTTTGTTGTTGTCACGTGACGTGATACGAACGCGGTGATaaagtttttgtttgtttattaaaaCGACCATAGATACAAAAACAATATTCTATATTACGTTATTATTTTAAAACAATGCCTCAACCAAAATACAGGAAGATTGCTGTGATTGGGTACAGATCTGTTGGTGAGTGAAATAAGAACCTAAGTTATTTAGCTagcctttgtttttgttttcataGTTAACGTTGCTGTTAGATGGTTAGCTAGCAATAGCGTAGCtatgataaaaaacaaaacaaaggctaGCTAGCTTCTAGTACCAAAACAGAATCAAGCACATAAGATAATGTCATGGCTCTGTAATTGTGTAGTGTGTTAATGTATAAACGTTGTAGTTGATAACCTTCTACTTACTCTAATCGCCATGCCAAAGTTGTGTACTAACAACTTAAGCCAAGTTCCACGATGTGTTAACGCGGCCAACAAACGTTACTAACGTTAGCTCATAgacctagctagctagatatTTTCATCGTGAAACCGCTGCAGTCATAGCTAATACAGCCAATCACAATGTATAACTGTTGCTCAGAGTCGGGtaacaaatggtcattttgttttCCTATGATTTTGGAAATTGCTGCTCTACGGCCACAACAACGTACTTTTTCTCTACCTCTACAGGAAAGTCTTCTCTCACAATACAGTTCGTGGAAGGACAGTTTGTAGATTCATATGACCCTACCATTGAAAACAGTAAGTCTTTTTATTTAGTTTTTTCTTTGGATCAGTTTTGTTATTCTAAGTTATTGCAGCCACTATTAAGGTGTCATTGAGGGTCAAATAATATGCATGGGTGAAAAGCAGAACATATGCTCCTTTTTATGATCATGCTATATCCAGAAATTACCAAGTGCTCACCTTACGTGGCAGAGCCTGGGCTTGACAACTTCTTCTTCAACTCTTTCCAGCCTTCAACAAAATGGTGTCTGTCAACGGTCAAGATTTCAATCTTCAGTTGGTCGATACTGCTGGTCAGGTATGTATGCTTTACATTACTCATCTTCTTTCTTTACCTCTGTTTCTCAGCTctctgaaataacacattaaATGTTCTGGGTTCTGGTGATCAGTGACCATTTGTGCCGATGCAACATTTAAAATGGTTGGGATATGAAGGAAAACAACAGACAATATTATTTTCAGAAGCACTTGTCCGTCCTTGTGTGTTTTCTCTTTAACCGATTTCTCGCCTTATCTCTACAGGACGAGTACTCTATTTTTCCTCAGTCTCATTCAATGGACATCCATGGTTATGTCTTGGTCTACGCAGTAACCTCCATGAAAAGGTGAGTAGTCACGGGTACATTTCATTTGCAGTTCATCCTTTGTCCTGGCCCTCTGATCTTGTGACTCTACTGTGTGTATAGATAGTTGTCTGTCCATCAATACACACTGGTAACCTGTCTCATTTTGTCTTTCACTTTTTGCAGTTTTGAAGTTGTTCAGGTTCTTCATGACAAGCTGCTAGATATGGTTGGGAAAATACAGTAAGTTAACCTAAGTTATAAAAGGTTGGTGATGATgcttttgatgatctgtttgtaTCTTAAAAAATTGGTTTTccaagtatatttttttaaatgtatgtgtgTTCTTTTAGGGTGCCAACTGTTCTTGTTGGAAATAAAAAAGATCTCCACATGGAAAGGTAAACTTACTTGCGCTGAATGAAGGAGGAGAGCATTGGTGCTCCCACTCACATGCATGGCTGGTACATTATGTATAGAACCATGCCACTACCATCCCATTTTAAAAACTGGTATATGGTTTCTCCTTGGTTTTCCATTTGAGGTCTTGGACCTTGTGGTCATATAGGTACATTCATGCTACCTGACCTATAAAAAGGTGTGATTTCATTACATCATGCTCAGtgtgtccctcctcccctcagggtGATCAAGCCAGAGGAAGGGAAGAAGCTGGCCCACTCATGGGGAGCAGCATTCATGGAGTCTTCTGCCAAGGAAAACGAGGTAGACAAAGATATCTTCTCTGCAGACAGAGCTACTCATAAAAAATGTGTCTATTCAAAAGCATGAACTTATTTATTGATTGTTTTTCTACTTTCAACTCTATGCATTGCAGACCGCTGTAGAGGTATTCAAGCGTATCATTCTGGAGATGGAGAGGGCAGATGGGAACGTTCCCTCAGAGGATAAAAAGTGTGCCGTGATGTAAGAGGGTCTCACCAGGACAGCAGTAAGCTCATTGGATGAAACCAGGAGACACAACGTCACCAGCCTGCCAATCATGACTTCCCTATCACCACTTTATAATTCAAGTGTTTTACACAAAGGCACCCAATCACACTCAAGGCTGACTAAAAAGAACTCTGACAGGTGTCACACAAGGGTTTCACTGTCAGTTTTACTGAAGTCTATCAAGTTTGGTTGGCATAAACCAAACCTCATGAAAATACAGAATGTAATGTAAGAGCCACACGCCCAAACTTCACAACAAAAAACAGGTCCCTGATAATTGCAATCAAATAGCTAGCCATGTATCAACAAATGGAGCGGTGACTTGCTAGTGTCCCCAACTCTCACTGGCTAGCTTCACCTTGTACATAATAAGGGCTGACCTTGATGCCTAAAAAACATGCCTGACTTTTTTTTCTCAGGTCATTGTTTGGAAAGTCACTATAATTCACAACTGATTAATGTATTGGTTACAGTATCTTGGAATTAGTTCTCTTTCACACAAGATGTGTATTGCAGAAATACATTGCCTGTAGCATTGGTCTTGGCTAAcattttttcactgtaaaactTTCAGCAAGTCAACTTCAGGTTACACTTCACTCTTGAACTGTAAATCATGTCTTTTAGGAAACATGCCAATTTGTATTTTCTAGAATACAGTTTTATGTTCTTTTGGTTGGCAGATTGGTTCTCGCTCCTTTCCGCTATGATCTACCATCTGACTTTAATAATTAAGCTGTAATTATCCAGTGGATGAGGCACCCTTGAATGATGTTTAGAAAATAATGGAATGGATCTGTTGTATAAAAAAAAGTTGTGGCCTTTTGATCCCAGAGAACTAGGATCCTAGACACAGGTTTGATAGTGTTGTTAGTTATATTCTGAGATAATACAAGTGTGTTCATTCAGCAGCATATTGAATGAAATGTCTGCATATAATTAAGAAGATGGAGTTGCAGTGGTGGCATTCACTGATAATTCCTTACCACTGTGGACTGTAAACCAGTTCATGGGGACCACAGGATCTGCTGGTTTAGTTTTAGTTTTGGGGGTTTGATTCCAGAAGTGATGTAGGGCTCCATCAAGCCAAGCAAGGACGCCTTATGACACATTATCACTTATGAATTTATGTTGAGTCGGGGACTCCCAGCGGACACAGTGCTCACCATAACCTGATTTGCATGTCCACAAAAGATCAATTCGATGGTTTTTACTGACATTACTTACATTTATCCAGACGGTCCACCTCCTAGTGTCTATTATTtgttgtttagattttttttatatagtgCTTCTCTTTGAATAAGTAGTAGATTGATTGATAGATAGGTGATTGATGATGCCGTCTAAGGCtgagtttacacaggcagcccaattctaaaCTTTTTTTCACTACTTGGTCCTCTGACCAATCAGATTTGTgttgaaaaagatctgatgtgattggtcaaaagatcagaattgggctgcctgtgtaaactcaGCCTAAGAGAAGCTGATGATGCTGTGTCTTGTGCCTTACCCTTCAATCCCCCGCTTTACCCCCGCCCCCCCACCTGTTTCCCTACCTGACTCAAGGTCCTCTAGGTTTTTTTCCCTTCTCTGTTGACTTGACCCAATGGGGAAAACAAGGGGCACAACACACACCTGAACACCAATACCCCCACATTGGTTAGTGTTAACTCAGAAATATTGCTGTAAACTGTTTTGTATATATAAATCTTTTACTCCTTTAAAAGTctataattttatttttttaaatttgattAGTTGTGTCATGGCTGCTCAATAACTGTCTGCAGCTAAGAATTTGAATTCAACCTCTGAAACAGAGACATGCAGCCACTATAATACCACACCACTTGGAGACATCTGTTAGTAAATGAGTAATTATTTATTTGACAAAACCGAATTATGATGCTTACAATTATGCATATGTATTTTTTAATTGTCCCCGTACTAAGCCTAAGCCGTCATTGATGGTCTTTACTGACTTTTCACAAAACAATATGAACTGttcatgaggggccgcagtggcttgtgggtctgcgtacccacatccatacccacacatgcagtcaactGATTTATGGAATCAATCCATTTGTGCAGTTAAACTAACTGCATTACCAGTAGCCAGGGCTGGCCCTAACCTGTTGGGGGTCCTTAGCGAGGTTTGGTTGGGGTTCCCCCCACCTTGGGGGAAAAGCATTTTACTGGCCCCGTCTTGACAGCGGAGAGAAAATGTAGGTTGGAaagtacatttcctgcaattctaaacattttgcaatggggtAGAGGAAAAAAATGTGCAGTTTAACAgcacattttctgcaattctatcAATTTTGCCATTGGGTGTAGAGACACTTTTGCAGTTTTAACACTagtggtgtgtgggtaaaatcagtggggaagccaagccaggaaaAAAATGCCATGTTACATCGGTCCGGTGAAGTCccttatgtgttgtgataattgcgctttttgctctataacctgttagttgttgggctcccgagtggcgcagcggtctaaggcgtccctagtttgattccaggctatatcacaaccggccgtgattgggagtcccatagggcagcgcacaattgtcccagcatcgtccgggttagggtttggccggggtaggccggcaTTGTAAAGGATGAATatggatgaatatgtatgaactttccaatttgtaagtcgctctggataagagcgtctgctaaatgacttaaatgtaaaatgtaaatgtaaaaatgtaaaggttaaattaaataaaaaataaaataagttcATATGAGAGAAGGAAAAAAATGCAATttaacagctaatttcctgcaattctatccatagggtttggccagggtaggctgtcattgtaaataataatttgttcttaactgacttgcggaattaaataaaggttaaaaatatataataaaaaaaaaaatggagttggtccccctttgctgctataacaacctccactcttctgggaaggctttccactagatgttggaacattgctgtggggactttctttcactcagccacaagagcattagtgaggttggcaaTGATGTTGGGCGAGTAggactggctcgcagtcggcgttccaattcatcccaaaggtgtttgatgttgttgaggtcagggctctcgacagaccatttctgtatggacctcactttgtgcacgggggcattgtcatgttgaaacaggaaagggcattccccaaactgttgccacaaagttggacacagaatcatctagaatgtcagtgtatgctgtagcgttaagatttcccttcactggaactaaggagcctagcccgaaccatgaaaaatagccccagaacattactcctcctccaccaatctTTACAGTTGGTACCACGCATTCGGGCAGGTATCATTCTCCTGGCATATGCCATACCCAGATTCGTCCTGTCGGACTGTCAGgcgatgaagcgtgattcatcactccagaaagcgcatttccactgctccagagtcgaatggtggtgagctttacaccactccagccgacgcttggcattttgTATGGTGATCTtacactccagccgacgcttggcattttgcatggtgatcttaggcctgtgaactcggtagtgagtgttaaaactgaggacagacgatttttacgcccAATGTGCTACAGcattcggcggtcccgttctgtgcgcTTGTGTGGCCTAGCACTTCTAGGAGCCGTTGTtggagccgttgttgctcctaaacgtttccacttcacaataacagcacctacagttgaccggggcagctctaacaaaGCAGAAAtgttacaaactgacttgttggaaacgtggcatcctatgatgcagccacgttgaaagtcactgagcgcttcagtaaggtcattcttgATTAAATTTGattttgtttaaccctttttcaccccaatttAGTGATATCCAGTCTTGTCTCccctatggactcgggagaggtgaaggtcgagagccacgcgtcccccgaaacatgaccctttcaagcagcactgcttcttgacacattgCTCGCTGAACCCGGAAGCCAAccccaccaatgtgtcggaggaaacaccgcccagctggcaaccgaagtcagcttgcaggcgcccggcccgccacaaggagtcgctagagcgcgatggaacAAGGAAATCTTGGCCAAATCCTCTCCTAGCCCGGAcgacgcctcatgggtctcccggtcacggccagctgtgaaacagcctgggattggtctgtagtgacgcctcaagcattgcgatgcagtgccttaaaccgctgcaccactcgggaggccagcaAGGCCGTTCTACtttcaatgtttgtctatggagattgcatggttatgtgcttgattttatacacctgtcagcaacggctgtggctgaaatagccgaatccactaatttgaaggggtgtccacatacttttgcatatatagtgtatataagcctaaagccgagacaataagaagacacagtggcagaataaatacAACCACACCTGTGTTTCATCACacaaccggagagcaacatctgtccagtgaagtccacaaagcatattgtgTGTAAAAaaagttacatgacctacagaattatcaagcaagttaatgtttccaacatttttTGACTACTAAATAACTATTcatttagaaccacggagagttagGCTACCGCAAGTCAAAGAAAAcaagctgcctccactattccaacaCCATTTCAACtgtaacatttcaacatcatcaaatcacctctgcttagtctaatacagtaccaCTAAAATATACCCAAAATGATTTAGTTCAATCAATGTAAGCTAAACattatgtggctgtccatggtactgatttctgtgtgtgtgtgtgtgcgcatgtgtgcatacaagtagaaaaaacatgttgattcACCCTACTtatagagaaacgccaatgccatcctccttttTTTCATGTTACCGAAACTGTGTATGACTGTTACACAGTAcatgtttttagtttttgttgtcctaggctacctggctaaaatacttGCACGCTAGCcaaacttcctttcatgggctgTGATGAGACcactagttaacattagcctactacatctagctacatattgaacatcCATCCTCTCAGGCAAGGGGTGCACAATGTATGAATGGTTAGATCAGAAgcgccgttataatcattggccagtacggagaattaagtcaaacaacaagtccaaatccctatctccatccatggctaatttaagaAAGGGACcattttagttagctagctagccacaggaggacaacaacacaacgagatgcaacaattcaagttttttctGTAAATGGCGTTTGGTTTTTGTTGTGATGTGATTgctgtga from Salvelinus fontinalis isolate EN_2023a chromosome 18, ASM2944872v1, whole genome shotgun sequence carries:
- the LOC129815517 gene encoding GTP-binding protein Rheb-like; its protein translation is MPQPKYRKIAVIGYRSVGKSSLTIQFVEGQFVDSYDPTIENTFNKMVSVNGQDFNLQLVDTAGQDEYSIFPQSHSMDIHGYVLVYAVTSMKSFEVVQVLHDKLLDMVGKIQVPTVLVGNKKDLHMERVIKPEEGKKLAHSWGAAFMESSAKENETAVEVFKRIILEMERADGNVPSEDKKCAVM